A region from the Drosophila ananassae strain 14024-0371.13 chromosome 2L, ASM1763931v2, whole genome shotgun sequence genome encodes:
- the LOC26513687 gene encoding trimethyllysine dioxygenase, mitochondrial: MLILKHPETGKSLELNQFWLRDHCRCGECLNLDTNQRRIDLLDLPSDVKLLESKYEGNNFIVLWSDGHRSSYALDFIFESQLESLISRRSKSSTLTPWNRSIILQNERHLRFSLPQLVSSDDVVKTLVESLVRYGIIFIDDVPPTPYMTELALRRVFPLMKTFFGKMWTFSDKPDHADTAYTKLYLGSHTDNTYFCDAAGLQALHCIEHSGGSGGENFFVDGLRVVHELKRRSPEAYQTLCRVQVPGEYIEKGEHHRHTAPIIQVDPLTEELVQLRVNVYDRAVFDTIPQTEMSDFYASLRKLLKLLRDEENQWTLKLNPGSIVLFDNWRVLHGRHAYTGSRTMSGSYVQRTDFLSKARVFGIID; the protein is encoded by the exons ATGCTGATTTTGAAGCATCCCGAAACCGGCAAAAGTCTGGAACTAAATCAGTTCTGGCTCCGTGATCACTGTAGGTGTGGGGAATGCCTTAACTTGGATACAAATCAGCGTCGAATTGATCTCCTGGACTTGCCGTCGGATGTCAAGTTGCTAGAGTCAAAGTACGAAGGGAATAACTTTATTGTGCTGT GGAGCGATGGCCACCGATCCAGCTATGCCTTGGATTTCATTTTCGAGTCCCAGTTGGAGAGCTTGATAAGTCGCCGTTCAAAGTCCAGCACTCTCACACCCTGGAACCGCAGCATTATTTTACAAAACGAGCGACACTTGAGGTTCTCGCTGCCCCAGCTGGTCTCCAGTGATGATGTCGTGAAGACTCTGGTGGAATCTTTGGTTCGCTATGGCATTATCTTCATTGATGATGTGCCACCCACGCCTTACATGACTGAGTTAGCTTTGCGGCGAGTCTTTCCTTTGATGAAAACCTTTTTCGGCAAAATGTGGACCTTCAGCGACAAGCCAGATCATGCGGACACTGCCTACACCAAGTTGTATCTTGGTTCGCACACGGACAACACCTACTTCTGCGATGCTGCCGGTCTCCAGGCTCTTCACTGCATCGAACACTCTGGGGGCTCTGGCGGAGAAAACTTTTTCGTCGACGGCCTGCGGGTGGTTCATGAATTGAAACGCCGATCCCCCGAAGCCTACCAAACGTTGTGCCGGGTTCAGGTCCCGGGGGAGTATATCGAAAAGGGGGAACATCATCGCCACACGGCTCCCATTATCCAAGTGGACCCCTTGACTGAGGAGCTCGTGCAACTTCGGGTCAATGTCTACGATCGAGCTGTTTTCGACACCATTCCCCAAACCGAAATGTCAGATTTCTACGCAAGCCTCAGAAAACTTTTGAAGCTGTTAAGAGACGAGGAGAATCAATGGACTCTAAAGCTGAATCCAGGCAGCATTGTCCTTTTCGACAACTGGAGAGTCCTGCACGGGCGCCATGCCTATACGGGCAGTCGCACCATGTCCGGTTCTTATGTTCAGCGGACGGACTTCCTCAGCAAAGCTCGTGTGTTTGGAATTATTGATTAG
- the LOC6505674 gene encoding eukaryotic translation initiation factor 3 subunit G-2, producing MKPFKTSWADEVEADYVDGLPPCSEYIEGDYKYVTEYKFNDDGKKVKVVRTFKIEKQVVSKAVARRRGWVKFGDSRLDKPGPNSQTTMASEEIFMLFMGSKEFEQTHETQMDAGKNIAKCRICNGEHWSVNCPYKGTSMDSKTLMESKANAAAAAALNDPSKPGKYVPPFMKDGAGGAGGKGRERDDSSAVRISNLSESMTETDLEELVKKIGPHTKMYLAREKNTGLCKGFAYVHFKFRQDAAAAIEILNGHGYDHLILCVEWSKPQP from the coding sequence ATGAAACCCTTCAAGACCTCTTGGGCGGACGAAGTGGAGGCGGACTATGTGGACGGTCTGCCGCCTTGTAGTGAGTACATCGAGGGGGACTACAAGTACGTAACGGAGTACAAGTTCAACGACGACGGCAAGAAGGTGAAAGTGGTGCGCACCTTTAAGATTGAAAAACAGGTGGTCTCCAAAGCGGTGGCTCGGCGACGTGGCTGGGTGAAGTTCGGGGACTCACGGCTGGACAAGCCGGGACCAAATTCCCAGACCACCATGGCCTCGGAGGAGATCTTCATGCTCTTCATGGGCTCCAAGGAGTTCGAGCAGACACACGAAACCCAAATGGACGCCGGCAAAAATATTGCCAAGTGTCGAATCTGTAATGGCGAGCACTGGAGTGTCAATTGCCCTTACAAGGGCACTTCGATGGACAGTAAGACCCTGATGGAGAGTAAGGCCAAtgcagcggcggcggctgctTTGAATGACCCGAGCAAACCGGGTAAGTATGTGCCGCCGTTTATGAAGGACGGCGCTGGAGGAGCCGGAGGCAAAGGCCGCGAACGGGACGATTCGTCGGCGGTTCGTATCTCCAATTTATCGGAATCAATGACCGAGACGGATCTCGAGGAGCTGGTAAAGAAAATCGGTCCGCACACTAAGATGTACTTGGCCCGGGAGAAGAACACGGGACTGTGCAAGGGATTCGCCTACGTGCACTTCAAATTCCGTCAGGACGCAGCTGCAGCCATCGAAATCCTCAACGGACATGGCTACGACCACTTGATCCTCTGTGTCGAGTGGTCGAAACCGCAGCCATGA
- the LOC6505675 gene encoding serine/threonine-protein phosphatase 2A regulatory subunit B'' subunit gamma isoform X3, with translation MEIDPELLKAFENLQVSMRPISPEEIAAFDESTPLKERNEKQDHPSYSKIPRFFDPPPKPEDKIRQMLRREAHSMFLQRQAALLPDTDELDEMWKILQDHVDETTEAKDQLMEFDSFIKVSEKLGEKFEMFIRPRLFLTLMVNSPVPGKAEVLAIFKYVTGRVALEHGRIGISFYDEMGQGFLQEADLENYVRDIIPTLAQVSNFLDPLFETFYVCTVVKKFFFFLDPLHTGRIRIEDAIATGMLSEILELRKGEEDQEIHEKQDRNWFSLESVIEVYDTFLGLDKDHNGLLSKEELAMFGSGTLTSVFIDRVFKVSRTYDNEIDYKGFLEFFFALENRDMSIIKAF, from the exons ATGGAAATCGATCCAGAGCTTTTGAAGGCCTTTGAAAACCTTCAGGTCTCTATGCGACCTATCAGCCCTGAGGAGATAGCCGCCTTCGATGAAAGCACCCCTTTAAAGGAGCGCAATGAGAAGCAGGATCACCCCTCGTACTCAAAAATACCAAGATTCTTCGATCCTCCACCAAAACCAGAGGATAAGATCCGTCAAATGCTGCGTAGAGAAGCTCATTCGATGTTCTTGCAACGACAGGCGGCTCTGCTCCCGGACACCGATGAGTTGGACGAAATGTGGAAAATACTGCAGGATCACGTTGATGAGACCACAGAGGCCAAGGACCAGTTGATGGAGTTCGATAGCTTCATTAAGGTATCGGAAAAACTTGGCGAGAAGTTTGAGATGTTCATTAGACCACGTCTGTTCCTAACCTTAATGGTTAACTCTCCCGTGCCAGGAAAAGCAGAAGTCCTAGCAATTTTCAAATATGTAACAGGAAGAGTCGCACTGGAACATGGACGCATTGGCATCAGTTTCTACGATGAAATGGGTCAGGGCTTTCTGCAGGAGGCTGACTTGGAGAACTACGTAAGGGATATAATACCCACCCTGGCACAAGTATCCAATTTCTTGGACCCCTTGTTTGAAACTTTCTATGTCTGCACAGTGGTGaagaaattctttttcttcctGGATCCTTTGCACACAGGGCGTATACGTATCGAGGACGCGATTGCCACGGGAATGTTGTCGGAAATATTGGAACTAAGAAAGGGAGAAGAGGACCAAGAGATTCACGAGAAACAGGATCGTAACTGGTTTTCTTTGGAATCCGTTATTGAAGTTTATGACACCTTTTTAGGTCTGGACAAGGATCATAATGGCTTATTGAGCAAGGAAGAACTGGCGATGTTTGGTTCTGGGACTCTGACATCCGTTTTTATTGATCGCGTCTTTAAAGTCTCTCGCACCTATGATAATGAAATAGATTATAAGGggtttttggaatttttcttCGCCCTGGAAAACAGAGAT ATGTCGATCATCAAGGCTTTTTGA
- the LOC6505675 gene encoding serine/threonine-protein phosphatase 2A regulatory subunit B'' subunit gamma isoform X2, whose product MEIDPELLKAFENLQVSMRPISPEEIAAFDESTPLKERNEKQDHPSYSKIPRFFDPPPKPEDKIRQMLRREAHSMFLQRQAALLPDTDELDEMWKILQDHVDETTEAKDQLMEFDSFIKVSEKLGEKFEMFIRPRLFLTLMVNSPVPGKAEVLAIFKYVTGRVALEHGRIGISFYDEMGQGFLQEADLENYVRDIIPTLAQVSNFLDPLFETFYVCTVVKKFFFFLDPLHTGRIRIEDAIATGMLSEILELRKGEEDQEIHEKQDRNWFSLESVIEVYDTFLGLDKDHNGLLSKEELAMFGSGTLTSVFIDRVFKVSRTYDNEIDYKGFLEFFFALENRDHCTTCFTS is encoded by the exons ATGGAAATCGATCCAGAGCTTTTGAAGGCCTTTGAAAACCTTCAGGTCTCTATGCGACCTATCAGCCCTGAGGAGATAGCCGCCTTCGATGAAAGCACCCCTTTAAAGGAGCGCAATGAGAAGCAGGATCACCCCTCGTACTCAAAAATACCAAGATTCTTCGATCCTCCACCAAAACCAGAGGATAAGATCCGTCAAATGCTGCGTAGAGAAGCTCATTCGATGTTCTTGCAACGACAGGCGGCTCTGCTCCCGGACACCGATGAGTTGGACGAAATGTGGAAAATACTGCAGGATCACGTTGATGAGACCACAGAGGCCAAGGACCAGTTGATGGAGTTCGATAGCTTCATTAAGGTATCGGAAAAACTTGGCGAGAAGTTTGAGATGTTCATTAGACCACGTCTGTTCCTAACCTTAATGGTTAACTCTCCCGTGCCAGGAAAAGCAGAAGTCCTAGCAATTTTCAAATATGTAACAGGAAGAGTCGCACTGGAACATGGACGCATTGGCATCAGTTTCTACGATGAAATGGGTCAGGGCTTTCTGCAGGAGGCTGACTTGGAGAACTACGTAAGGGATATAATACCCACCCTGGCACAAGTATCCAATTTCTTGGACCCCTTGTTTGAAACTTTCTATGTCTGCACAGTGGTGaagaaattctttttcttcctGGATCCTTTGCACACAGGGCGTATACGTATCGAGGACGCGATTGCCACGGGAATGTTGTCGGAAATATTGGAACTAAGAAAGGGAGAAGAGGACCAAGAGATTCACGAGAAACAGGATCGTAACTGGTTTTCTTTGGAATCCGTTATTGAAGTTTATGACACCTTTTTAGGTCTGGACAAGGATCATAATGGCTTATTGAGCAAGGAAGAACTGGCGATGTTTGGTTCTGGGACTCTGACATCCGTTTTTATTGATCGCGTCTTTAAAGTCTCTCGCACCTATGATAATGAAATAGATTATAAGGggtttttggaatttttcttCGCCCTGGAAAACAGAGAT CACTGCACTACTTGTTTCACCTCTTAG
- the LOC6505675 gene encoding serine/threonine-protein phosphatase 2A regulatory subunit B'' subunit gamma isoform X1: protein MEIDPELLKAFENLQVSMRPISPEEIAAFDESTPLKERNEKQDHPSYSKIPRFFDPPPKPEDKIRQMLRREAHSMFLQRQAALLPDTDELDEMWKILQDHVDETTEAKDQLMEFDSFIKVSEKLGEKFEMFIRPRLFLTLMVNSPVPGKAEVLAIFKYVTGRVALEHGRIGISFYDEMGQGFLQEADLENYVRDIIPTLAQVSNFLDPLFETFYVCTVVKKFFFFLDPLHTGRIRIEDAIATGMLSEILELRKGEEDQEIHEKQDRNWFSLESVIEVYDTFLGLDKDHNGLLSKEELAMFGSGTLTSVFIDRVFKVSRTYDNEIDYKGFLEFFFALENRDKPPALHYLFHLLDVDHQGFLTAHNLSYFFDDITQHIKSTDAEQVNFQDLKDEIFDMVKPKDPNKITVKDLINSDQGDIVVSILIEYQRFCAYENRDENRQKI from the exons ATGGAAATCGATCCAGAGCTTTTGAAGGCCTTTGAAAACCTTCAGGTCTCTATGCGACCTATCAGCCCTGAGGAGATAGCCGCCTTCGATGAAAGCACCCCTTTAAAGGAGCGCAATGAGAAGCAGGATCACCCCTCGTACTCAAAAATACCAAGATTCTTCGATCCTCCACCAAAACCAGAGGATAAGATCCGTCAAATGCTGCGTAGAGAAGCTCATTCGATGTTCTTGCAACGACAGGCGGCTCTGCTCCCGGACACCGATGAGTTGGACGAAATGTGGAAAATACTGCAGGATCACGTTGATGAGACCACAGAGGCCAAGGACCAGTTGATGGAGTTCGATAGCTTCATTAAGGTATCGGAAAAACTTGGCGAGAAGTTTGAGATGTTCATTAGACCACGTCTGTTCCTAACCTTAATGGTTAACTCTCCCGTGCCAGGAAAAGCAGAAGTCCTAGCAATTTTCAAATATGTAACAGGAAGAGTCGCACTGGAACATGGACGCATTGGCATCAGTTTCTACGATGAAATGGGTCAGGGCTTTCTGCAGGAGGCTGACTTGGAGAACTACGTAAGGGATATAATACCCACCCTGGCACAAGTATCCAATTTCTTGGACCCCTTGTTTGAAACTTTCTATGTCTGCACAGTGGTGaagaaattctttttcttcctGGATCCTTTGCACACAGGGCGTATACGTATCGAGGACGCGATTGCCACGGGAATGTTGTCGGAAATATTGGAACTAAGAAAGGGAGAAGAGGACCAAGAGATTCACGAGAAACAGGATCGTAACTGGTTTTCTTTGGAATCCGTTATTGAAGTTTATGACACCTTTTTAGGTCTGGACAAGGATCATAATGGCTTATTGAGCAAGGAAGAACTGGCGATGTTTGGTTCTGGGACTCTGACATCCGTTTTTATTGATCGCGTCTTTAAAGTCTCTCGCACCTATGATAATGAAATAGATTATAAGGggtttttggaatttttcttCGCCCTGGAAAACAGAGAT AAACCTCCAGCACTGCACTACTTGTTTCACCTCTTAGATGTCGATCATCAAGGCTTTTTGACTGCCCATAACTTGAGTTATTTCTTTGATGATATTACTCAGCATATCAAATCAACGGATGCGGAGCAAGTCAACTTCCAAGACCTCAAGGATGAGATATTTGACATGGTCAAGCCCAAGGATCCAAATAAAATTACTGTCAAGGATCTAATAAATAG TGACCAAGGCGATATAGTGGTCTCTATACTAATTGAGTATCAAAGGTTCTGTGCCTACGAGAACCGTGACGAAAAtcgtcaaaaaatttaa